CGTAGAGTGGGTTAGGCTCCAAGAACAAAGATGAAAAGACTAATTTTGCAACAATTTTTTCTATCTTTTCACTAATTAAACCATGATTAAATACAAGAAAAGTTAAAAGAACTAGAATACAGAAACATACACAGGAACATGAAGATATTGCAAACAATAATAAGAACATGGAACTAAAAAAAGGAAACATGGATGTGTTGCAAGTGAAATTGGACTTGATAGCTGATGTGTCTTGTGTATGTATCAGCCATGTACTAGGCCGATGTCTATAATTATACCAAacatgtttttaataaaatataataaaacataTACGAAAAGCTATATgacatatttttttaacaaaatttaaagCGAGCCAAACACCATAAATTATAGTGTTTTTATTGACAGCAAGGTTCATCGTCTAGCCTTCAGTGATCATACCATCCATCAGTGAAACCCTAATGGACTTGACGGGTCACGACAATTGAATCTTGACTAGCCATCGTAAGTAACTAATAAGAGACGATGAAAGCGTTGATTGAAATAGAAGCAAACACGTGTGCAAGACACATATTAGCATATAAGTAATACAATGCCCATAAATTTCCTAATGAAACTCTATAGATGATGGGTAAATTCATGACGGGTAAATCGAAAGTTAAAGCATAAAGCAGATGGAAAATCCATAGAAACACATATGTACcttgaaaaaaattaaaagactTCGAATTTTTTTATGtatcttgaaaaaaaaattaaaagactTCGAATTTTTTACGTGAACTCTTATCTTCAAATAGTGCGACACAATATCAACACACTATCACAAATTTTATTTGCTCAACCATTACATAAAAGCTCTAGCAAGCTCATATTAACAATATTACAGAGATATGTAGATAATTACCTATGGATGTacaattatatatgttttaaaattataaatatttCCATGTACATGTGTATGCCTTTAAGTAACTTTTAGACCTTTGCTTAACCATTCATTAAGATCTaaatctctctttctctctctctctctctctctctctctctctctctctctctctctctctctctcacacacacacacactcaagAAACGTTGCTTAAAATCAAAACTAGAAGTAGCGAAGGGAAGAAGATGGGAAGAGGGAATATTACAATCAAGAGAATAGACAACTCAACTAGTAGACAAGTAACTTTCTCAAAGCGAAGGAATGGGTTGttaaagaaagcaaaagaatTAGCCATTTTATGTGATGCTCAAGTTGGTGTCATCATCTTCTCCAGTACTAACAAGCTCTATGGATTCTCAAACAGCAGGTTATGTAGCAAAAGAATTAGCTATCTTAAGTGATTTTGTTCTAAAATGTCTTAATTTTAGCTTTACACTCTAGTGCAAGTATAAACCAATTTGTAATTGTAAGCATATTTAGAGATAGATAACTATTAGTGAATCAAACTCATCAACAAGATTTCCATGTGTTTTTCTGAATGAAAATGTTGATCATACACATATCCCAAAAACTTATGAGCATTAACATGTGATAACCCAtaaagaatgatttttaaagttTTTAACTAGTGAAACAGCTTGAAATGTATACACATGCAATCGCAAACTATATATATGTCTGTTAAATACCATTACATTTTCTTTGTTCAAACTTGAAGTATAATTATTGAACAATATTTGAAATATAATTATTGAACCTAGCTAGTCATTTTTTTCTTAAGTTGCAAAAAGAAAAAACACTTGGAATTCATTTTTTGTCCTTGCTAATTAAGAATCTTATTCATTATTTATGTTAATTCATAACGAAATCAGTGATTCAACGCTACAATAGGTCCAAAGAAGAAAACAATCAACTGGTTATTTCAGCTTCAGATGTCAAGGTATGTGTAATATTTCCTTATGTTTAATAGAACAATAAAAACTCCCTAACGTATTATGTATTGTTAATCAACTATATATTGGATAATTGCAAAAGAAACTTAATAAAAATATAATGAGAATAACTACAACGAAAACCTAACCAAATCATATTTCCTAATTGTGACAGAGATCATTACAATAAACCTTTACTAAGGTATTATGTATTGTTATCTATTATGTTTCATTTCCCTATGGAACTGGATGTGTGAATCATCAGATGGAAAGGGATGTACAAAGATGAATGTTTATAAAACCCTAACCTTGGTAAGACAACTCTAGTATAGACAAACACCAAACATGCATAAACACCACAATATACTCATGAATTTTCTTCGGATGCAAGAAAAACGAACTATTTTTCAATGGAATTATATGATCTTCAAGTTATGAGCATATACGATCTCTGATCTTCGCAACACCATGTAACTTTTACAAAACATTCTAGGCTTTATCAAACTAATAAAGACCTTATACAATATATTATTTAGAGAAGACCAATTATATAAACTCAATGAGGAGTGAATTATGGAGATAAGAATCTAATAGTTTCTTTGGCTATTGTataatcatcaaatatttcctaaTAATAAAATGTCACATTTACAAACATGTATGTTGAATATCAATTATTTGATCACAACATACCCTCTAATATGCATCTCATATCAAATAAGGAAACGAACTACTTCCTGATCTCCGCACTTGCGAAAGTATATATGTACATAAGCTTGTAAACGACACATGAATTTGTGGAGATTCTTGAGACCGAACATTTCTCATTAAGACATATAGTTCCATTGGATGGTAGTTCGTTTGTCTTGTTTCGGTAGCATTCATTGAGTATATCCAGAAACTCTTAAACtttgataaaaaaataataactttataaTCGCAATATTCTCATTATGAACTACataaaatttaaactaaataaatcATGTATTACCAAAAGTATGTTACATTAactttaaaattaattaattaaggaGTTTACTATTTGTTTTTCATATATTGAGTGAGCATTTAATTATTGCAAGTACGCTCATCTTGTTTTGCATATACGATTGATCGACCGGTGATTCAACACACGATTGCTAGCTTTGGCAAATGGAGGTAGCAAAACTGAAGCAACAGTTCAAGAACTTGCATGAAGCTCATCGGTTAGTCACATCTAACTAATTATTACTTCCTAATACATAATCTAGAGTTAATTAAATCAAAGAATCCCACATTAAAACAAAGGACTTAATGTTATGTTGGGATATTTGCTTTTTCATGCTTGATCGGCTGTTGTAATATCTATCAGGCAACTGATGGGGGAAGAACTCTGTGGTATGCGAGTTGAAGACCTGCAAACACTAGAGAACAAGTTAACAATAAGCCTACAAGGTATCCGAATGAAAAAGGTAATGCAGAAACCACGGTTATTCGGCAAGACAATGTACAACTTTTCAAATTCAAGACATTTATATAGTCTCAAATAAGTTTAAATACTTTAAGCAATGTTTGTTTAGGCATTTTTATTTTCACGTGTTTTTTGGTATCTGTTTTTTGTAGTCCTAAAAATATTATCATTAATGTTGTTTGCAGAAAGGTATTTGTTCTTGTTTTCCTATTCCTTAACATTTTCATTTTAGCTTCTTCCTACCACAACaaaattctttttgttttttctgACACATAAATCGAATTGCATTGCTATGGTGCTGCTTAAAGTTGCATATTTTGATAGCAACTCATTAACTTATTTTTTATCGTTCTTCTTGGTCATTCGATTTTTTTACGAAAATATATAATTAGCtttcataaaacaaatataaGGAATTTATAGACACATAATTCCCTCTAGTAGAGATCTTGAATTCATCTCTTGCTTCCATTGGTTTACTATCATAATCTATTGAAGGTCACCTCCTGGTGCAAGCACTACAGTTTACCTGATCCCGTTGGTTAGCAGGGTATTGGCTAGTCCCATAAGCTTTGTACGAAAACAAGATTTTGCAATTTTTTCACAACCCAAAACACTAAGTGTTggtatattatattttatatgta
The sequence above is drawn from the Helianthus annuus cultivar XRQ/B chromosome 12, HanXRQr2.0-SUNRISE, whole genome shotgun sequence genome and encodes:
- the LOC110896872 gene encoding agamous-like MADS-box protein AGL16 — its product is MEVAKLKQQFKNLHEAHRQLMGEELCGMRVEDLQTLENKLTISLQGIRMKKGSLMHQQNINLYKKQEHMQLHVMRTMGVLH